The Bos indicus isolate NIAB-ARS_2022 breed Sahiwal x Tharparkar chromosome 28, NIAB-ARS_B.indTharparkar_mat_pri_1.0, whole genome shotgun sequence genome has a window encoding:
- the LOC139180385 gene encoding olfactory receptor 6C74-like — protein MTVRDTERTVGVKNESTVQEFVLEAFPAAQHLGGLLFLVHLLAYLASIVGNTVIILITWADHRLQTPMYVLLSTFSFCECCFITTVIPKLLSIFLSGRQTIPFPACLTQAFFFLFIGGGIFFLMAVMSLDRYLAICKPLHYASIMNLRVSFLLVFLCYFLSFIFFTGLMLKVSQLSFCGPNIISHFFCDLGSLIHLSCSDTRSVEIHFYFLTSLVILLPLIITTIAYSNIVITILRLPSAKERQKAFSTCSSHLIVLSLMYGSCVFIYLKPKQVDRLDSNKEAALVNTVVTPVLNPVIYTLRNKQVHQALRDTLSRVRLQK, from the coding sequence ATGACagtcagagacacagagagaactgTGGGGGTGAAAAATGAGTCCACCGTCCAGGAGTTCGTTCTGGAGGCGTTTCCTGCTGCCCAGCACTTGGGGGGCCTCCTCTTCCTGGTGCACCTGCTCGCATACCTGGCCTCTATCGTGGGAAACACAGTCATAATCCTCATCACCTGGGCTGACCATCGCCTCCAGACACCAATGTATGTTTTGCTGAGCACTTTCTCCTTCTGCGAATGCTGTTTCATCACCACAGTCATTCCTAAACTGCTGTCCATCTTCCTTTCAGGAAGGCAAACAATTCCCTTTCCTGCTTGCCTCACACAAgccttcttctttttatttattggaggaggaattttctttctcatgGCAGTGATGTCGTTGGATCGATACctggccatctgcaagcctctGCACTATGCATCCATCATGAACCTGAGGGTTAGTTTCCTCCTGGTTTTCTTGTGCTATTTCTTGTCCTTCATCTTCTTCACTGGTCTGATGCTCAAAGTTTCCCAGTTATCATTCTGTGGCCCCAATATCAtctctcatttcttctgtgaCCTTGGCTCCTTAATTCATCTCTCCTGCTCTGATACCAGATCTGTTGAGATACATTTCTACTTCCTTACTTCACTTGTCATTCTACTACCGCTCATCATAACCACCATTGCCTACAGCAACATAGTCATCACAATCCTGCGACTCCCATCAGCCAAGGAGAGACAGAAAGctttctccacctgctcctctcACCTCATTGTCCTCTCTCTGATGTACGGCAGCTGTGTGTTTATTTACTTGAAGCCGAAGCAGGTGGACAGGCTGGACTCCAACAAGGAGGCTGCCCTTGTGAACACGGTGGTGACCCCAGTGCTGAACCCTGTCATCTACACCCTGAGGAACAAGCAGGTCCACCAGGCTCTGAGGGACACACTGTCTAGGGTGAGGTTGCAGAAGTAG